AAAGATCGAGGCCGTAACCGAAAAGAACTCCCGGCAGTTCTTTCTCATTGCCTACCTTGATCGCCTTTTTGTATTTTTGCTCGTACTCTATTTCCAGCCGTTCAAGGACCTTCTTTATCTCCGCATCGTTCAGTTCCCGAAAGTGTTTCTGAAAGAACGCTTCCCAGAACGAAGCATCGGCCTTGTTCAGCGGGAGCGCTGTCCCCGCCAGTCCCAGTGCCGTCCCCTTGAGAAAGGTCCTCCGGTCGAAATGGATGCCCTCGCGGTCTTTTTTTATTTTTCCCATGATATGCCTCGTCAGTTTCTACTTGATTTCGGACGGCCTCACCGGCGGCAGCAGCGGTTTGATAGGCTTGAACCGCGGCTCATGCGGCCAGTGGCAATGGACACACAGGAGGTATTGCTTCTCGCCGTTCCACATTCCCGTTCTCTTGCCATGGAGTCCGGCTTTCCATTCGCGGAGGATCGTGCCGTGGCACTGGCCGCAAAGAATGTAGGATTCTTCAAAACTGACCCGTTTCCCGTTCGCAAGCCGCAAGGTATCCCGGTTGTCCGGATTGTGACAGTCGAAGCACCAGCCGCCGGGCATGTGTTTCAGCTCGATGTCCTGATGCATTTGTTCCAGTTTTCGGGGTTGCCGGTTTACGGGCATCCCCGCGTGGCACTGGGAACAGGGGAAGATGCCGGGAGTAAACGGAGGCGGCGGAACAAAGAACTTCTTCGGAATATCATGTTCTTGTGCGCGAGCGATCAGCGGGATCCCGGTGATCGTCAGAATTGTCATAATACAGATAAACCAACCTGCTTTGTTTTTATTCATGGCATCTCATCGCTTTCGACAGGTGAAGATCCATTACATCATCTTTTGAAATCTTACTATAATATCGCCCGGAGCATATTGCAACGTATAATTATAATTTTGCTTTATATACAGGGACCGTTTACCTGGTCTCGACCTTGCATTTGAGTGCTTACGGTGTGGGCTCATAGTCGAACACCGGAAAGATCTTGTCGATCACCCAGAACAGCGCGAAGGGCATGATGAAAATGCCGAGCGCTCCCACCAAGCCCTCCTTCGCGGTTTCCAGGTCATGGGGCACGATCGGCAGTTGATAGTGCATGTAACCTGCGTATGTCTGCGAAAATGATTGGCCGCCGATAACGACGTTCCACCGCATCATGAACACACCCATGAGCACGAGCAGAACAGCGATAACCGTTCTGCGCAGGGTCAGCCCCGGTATCAGCAGAAGAATGAGCGGAACAAGGTTCCCGAGACCATACTGAAGGATGAAAATGCCGGCGAAGTCGCGTTCGTAGATGACGCTTCGGAGAACGTCCCATGACTTCATGGCGGTATATCCCCGGAAAATGAGGTCCAGCATCTCAAGGCTGATGGCGGCCACCAGGAACACCAGCAGGTATTTTGAGGTCATCTGGATGACACTGATCTCAGCGCTCTTGATATCTTCCGTGGTCCGGTATCGGCCATGGACGGCTTTTTTGCGCGAAGCCAGGAATTTCCGTATCTCCATGGTAACGACGTAGGTCAGCATGCACAAAGCGATTCCCGACACGATGGCCGACATGATAAAGATAACGGGCATGAGCGGCGTCATCCAGAGGGCGTTTGCCTTGACGGAGCCGAAGATGAACCCCGCGTAGCCATGGAGAAAACAGGCAACGGGGATACCGAGTCCCGCGAGAAACTTGATGGCCTTCTCGTCGCGATGCAGTGCCTCTTCGCTGACATCAGTGACGCCCAGCGTCAGGGCGGAGAAAATGAGATATTTGATCCGCTCCGCGATCGTCTTATCCTGCTTTCCTCTCAGCGTCAGGTAGACCCCGACCAGGTGTTTCCGGTACAGGAACCAGAGTTCCGATGCCACGATGGCGGCGTAGGTGAAGAATACGATTCCGAAGGCCGCGATGGCCGAGGTGAAGTGAGGGGTAAAAAATACATAGAGCCCTCTCTCGGGCCGGAGGAGATGAAGAAGGAGCGGCATCGGGGCCGCAAAGAGCAGGGCAAAAGAGAACACGAGGGCGAATCGCGCCATGTCCTTGAGCTTCTGGATGCCGAAAACATGGTAGAGTGACGACAGCACGAATGCCCCGGCCACCAGACCTGTCATGAAGGGATACATCACGATCTGGATGCTCCAGTAAATATACTCGTTCGGCGCAACAAATAACTCCTTGATGGTCCAAATTTCTCCATGTACCATGGCTATCTGACCTCCTCATCCAGCCCGATGTAATAGACCTGCGGTTTTGTGCCGTATTCGCTCTTCAGGACCCCGACCCGCTGCGTCCTAATGGCCTTGGTCACCGGGTCATTGGGGTCCTTGATATTGCCGAGCTGCCGCGCCCCGAACGGACAGGCCTGAACGCAGGCTGTCTTCAAGCCCTTGGTGATCCGATGATAGCAAAAATTACACTTGTCGGCGGTATGGGATGCGGGATGGAAAAACCGTACCCCGTAAGGGCATCCCATGACGCAGTAGCCACAACCGATGCACCACGTCCGGTCAACCAGCACCACGCCGTCCGGCGCCTGGTAGGTGGCGCCCACGGGGCAGACTTGGACGCACGGAGGATTTTCGCACTGGTTGCAGAGCTTCGGCACAAAGAACGCCTTCTCGATGCCTTCCTTGCTGATGTCCCTGAGTCCGTTCGCATTCTGGTCTATCAGAGCGGTCGTAAAGCCGTCGCGGGCCCCCTTGGGAGAATCCGCATACATCCTCCCCTTTTTTGTCAGAACGTACCGCTCGACCCAGGTCCGGGTCACGTTTGCATCATACGGAATTTCGTTCTCACGCTTGCAGGCCTTCACACAGAGCCCGCATCCCACGCATTTATAAGTGTCCACCAGGAACACCCATCGCACAGAGGTGGTCTCTGCAGCCACCTCGGCGAACAGCTTTTCAGGGTCCACGATCTTCAGGGCAGCCAGGGGAAGCGACGCTCCCGCGATCCCGAGAGCCGTCTTTTTCAGAAAATTCCTGCGCGATATCATCTCAAGCCCTCCATCGGTTTATGCGGATTGTGGCACGACGAGCATTCACTATCAGGATTGTGCGTGTCCGGATCGATACTTTTTAGCTTCGCGCGTCCGCTTGAGGTATACGGAAGCGGGAAATGGCACCGGAGACAGAGCTCCCTGCTCCTGTCGATCTCGAGCTTGGGCGGGTCCGACGGGTGGTCGATGGCGGGCCCGTGACAATTCTCGCACTGAATGATCCGGTGCGGCGTCTTGCCGATGCTGTCGTACTTGTCCGGGTGGCAGTCCTTGCAGTACTCACTGCCCTGGTACTTTACCTTGGTGATCGTGTTCTTCCACTCTTCCTCATTCCCCAGACGGTGCCATCCATACATGTATCCCCGCTCCCCAACGCCGAAATCCTTCGGGACCAGTACGATCCTGGCCAGAAGTACCAGGAGAACGATACCGATAAACACGAATAGCGGCCTAAAAATATGATTCTTCATGCTGACTCTCCTTCACGAATGTTGTTCCACGTTTCTTCATTTCTGCGCACTGCTCTTGGACGTCTCCTGTGTCATCGTTGACCCTTCCCAGAGAATCGCCAGAAAGCAGAGTGACAGCCCGCCCACCAGACCAAAGACATGGAGAAGCTGCCATTTAATGACAACGAAAAGGATGATGAATATGAGCGAAAGCTTTAACAGGCTGATGATCACCACCGCGAAGCTCGATCCCGCGGGCGTTGCACCCTGCCGCAGATACACCCGCTGAACGGAGCGTGCGAGCCACCGGAAGTTCAGCAAACCGAGCGCCCCGCCGAACAGAACGCTCGCGGAAAGGAACCACCAGGGCTGCGCGGTTTTCTGGATCACCGAGAAAACCACGACACCCGCAGAGGCAATGGAAACGATGAGGGCTGTTTTTTTTGCCACGCCTTTGAGGATGGCGTCCACCGCCTGTTTCCGGAGCTGAGTTTCATCGGTTGTCATTTCTTGTCCTTGTCGCTCTTGTCGAACGTCTCCTGGCTTCTTTTGGAATACATGAACAGGTTTCTGAATCCCGCGCCGATGCCGATGAAGAGAAAGATCGCCGTGAACCAGGGAGACGTGCCGAGCCATGCATCCAGCTTGAGCCCGACGTACAGACCGATCACCGTTGCGAACACCAGGGTCAAGCCCACAGTGCTCAGCACGCCGGCCAAACGGATAAGCTTACGGTCTTTATCATCCATACGACAAAACCCAAATTCCAGATTCCAAGCACCAAATCCCAAATAGTAATCAATGATCAAAGATCCAAGCACGAAACGTTTGGAGTTTCGTTATTTGAAATTGGTGCTTGCTTTTTAGTGCTTCCCTGTCTTACAAACCCTTCAAGCTCTTCCTCGCCGCTTCGATCGTTCTGCCGATGTCCGCTTTGGTATGGGCCAGGGACAGGAACGCGGCCTCGAACTGCGAAGGCGCGAGGTTGACCCCGTTCCTGAGCATACCCAGGAAGAACTTTCCGAACCGCGCAGTGTCCGAGGTCCTGGCGCTCTCAAAGTCCCTCACCTTCTTGTCCGTGAAGAAACAGGTGAACATCGAGCCGACCCTGTTGAACGTTGCCGGCACTCCTGCCTCCGCTGCCGCGGCGCGAAGTCCTTTTTCGAGGTCCGCCGCGTTTTTTTCGAGCGTCTTGTATACGCCTGGTTTTGAGAGGGCCTTCAGCGTCTCGATGCCCGCGGTCATGGCCAGCGGGTTGCCCGAAAGCGTGCCCGCCTGGTAGATGGGACCGATGGGCGCGATCCTCTGCATGATCTCGAACTTGCCGCCATAAGCGCCGACCGGGAGTCCGCCGCCGATCACCTTGCCGAGGCAGGTCAGATCGGGTTTGATCTTATACAGCTGCTGCGCGCCGCCGTAGGCAACGCGGAAGCCGGTCATCACTTCGTCAAAGATGAGCACGATGCCGTACTTGTCGCAGACGTCGCGCAGGTATTGGAGGAATCCCGGCTCGGGCACTACGCAGCCCATGTTGCCCGCGACGGGTTCAACGATGATGCAGGCGATCCGCTGGCCCTCGCGGACCATCATCTCCTTGAGCGCGGCAATGTCGTTATACGCGATCGTCAGCGTAAGTCTCGCGAGGTCGGCGGGAACGCCGGGACTGTCGGGAAGGCCGAAGGTGGCCACGCCGCTCCCTGCCTTCACGAGCAGGCTGTCTGCATGACCGTGGTAGCAGCCGTCGAACTTGAGTATCTTGTCCCGGCCTGTGAATCCGCGCGCCGCGCGGATCGCGCTCATGGTGGCCTCGGTGCCGGAACTCACCATGCGCACCATTTCGATGGAGGGGACGGCCTTCTTGACCATCTTCGCGAGCGTTGTCTCGAGTTCCGTGGGCGCGCCGAAGCTGGTGCCGCGTACGATGGCTTGCTTGAGCGCCGCGATTACTTTCGGGTGAGCATGCCCCAGGATCATCGGACCCCACGAAAGCACGTAATCAATGTATGCCTTGTTATCGACGTCGTAGATCTTCGATCCCTTTGCCTTCTTGATAAAGATCGGCGCGCCGCCCACGGAGCGGAATGCGCGCACCGGGCTGTTCACTCCGCCGGGAATATGTTTTTTCGCGTCTTCGAACAGTTTTCTTGATCTCGCTCCTGACATGCATGCTCCTTTCGATACAGGGAACATCTAAACCCGAAAAAGGTTCTTCATAAAATATGAAAAACCGCTCTGAATGTCAATGGAAAATGTTGGATTTTAAGGGCTAATTACAAGTAAACATTATATCACAATCATAATTTGCATGGTAATTGCCCGGGTTGTCAGATTCACGGTTCAAGGACTTCGGCGAGCTCAGTCGAGCCGTTCAAGGTTTAGGCTGAACAAACAATGCCGGAGCGACTCGGCTGAGCAGTTCGGCCCTTAGCAGGCTGCTGAAAAACGTTCCGTTTACCCTTCGACGGTGCTTCGACTTCGCTCAGCAGAGCGCTCAGAACGGCGAACGGAACGGGCATTGAAATTGTTGTTCTTTATCCGTTCGTGGTGAGCTTGTCGAACCACTCTAATGACTTTTTCAGCAACCTGTTAGCTCACTACCGAAGGGATCGCCGAAGTCTTTGAATCTATCATTTTGGAATTGGTTCAGAGATGTCTACTCTTCAAATCGTTCGATCATCACGGCTTTCAAACCTTGAACGGCTCGACTGAGCTCGCCGAAGTCCGTGAACGACTCGACTGAGCGACTCGACTGAGCTCGTCGAAGTCTCGTCGAAGTCCTGGAACTTTGAACCTGAGCAGTTACTTTGCATGAACATGCTTCTCACGTCGCGATCGCGCGGACGATAAGATCCGCCACGCCTTCCGCATCGTTGAGATCAAAACAAGGGATCGAAACATCGAATGGTTGATCGCTCACCAGTGCGAGACAGGATGGGTCGTTCAGCGAAAAAGGGTATTCACCCGAGACACCCTGCCGAAAGACCTCGACCTTGTTCTTCACCTCTTTTTTGAATCCCTCGGTGATTACGATGTCAACATCCCCTGCCATCCTCGCAAGCTCATCGGGGGTCGGTTCCTGTTCGATCTTCCGCATGAGCGCCACCCTGCCCGGTCCCGAAAGGATGACCGTATCGGCCCCTGCCTGCTGAAAGCGCCATGAGTCCTTGCCCGGTATGTCGAGGTCGAATCCCGCCGACGTATGCTTGATCACAGCCACACGCAGACCGCGGCCTTTCAGGATTCTCACCACTTTTTCTATGAGCGTGGTCTTGCCGCTGTTCGATGACGCGGCGACAAAAGAGACAATCCGCATTCTTTTTTCCTTGTAACTACTCCGTACATCTGAACCCAAAAGGGTGTTACACCAGAGAATAACCCTTTTATCCGCAGATTTCGCAGATGGGCGCAGATTTCATAAAACATAATTCAAATTCGATTTCAGACTTGTCCAGTTAGATTTTCGCAGTCTTTATTCCTCCCCTTGAAAGGGAGGGAGTTTTCGAGCAGTGCAATTTTATTACAGAACAATGCTGATTCGATTTAATCTGTGAAATCTGCGTAATCTGCGGATAATATTTTGACCTGAGCAGTTACTTTTATTCCGCACTCCGCATTCCGCAGTTGCTATGTCTCCGTCACGTCCGTGGACGGCGGCGTCCGCCTCCTGCCGAAAAGGCGCACTCCGAGGATGCCGATCTCATAGAGTATATAAATTGGCAGGGACATGAGCGTCATATTGAACACATCCGGGGTAGGCGTGATGATGGCGCCGATGAGGAAGGAAATGAGAAAAGCATACTTCCGGAACCTGGCGAGGACATCGGCGCTGATGATCCCCATGCGACCGAGCAGGATCATGATGAGAGGCAGTTCGAACACCGCGCCCGCGCCGAGCATGAATTTGAGGGTAAAGTCGATGTAGTCCCCCAACTTGATGATCGCCTTCAAATGCTCGGTCTTGTAGGTGATGAGGAACGGGACGGTAAAGGGCAGAAGCAGAAGGAAGCAGAAAATGACGCCGAGGTAGAAAAATAACGTCGCAAAAAACACGAACTGGCCGGCGTATTTCCGTTCCCGCGGCAAGAGACCGGGTGAGATGAACTTCCATACCTGGTAGAGAATAACGGGGACCATGAGCATGATGCCGGCAATGAACCCGATCTTCAAATGAGACATGATGGGCTCGATAAGCGTGGTAAAATAGAGGTCCTGGGTGGTTTTATTGGGTTCAAAATGCAGGAAGGGAAAGGTCGCGTGATACGTCATCGTTGAGTTCATCGGCAATAACAAGAGTCCGAGGATATCCTCTGAAAAGTTGAAACAGATGAGGAATCCAATGCCGATGGCGATCGCGATGTAAACGATCCTTTTCCGGAGCTCCGTCAGATGGCCCCAGAACGACATCCCCTGGTCCGGTTCAGCCATTCCCATGGGCCTCCCCGCCCTTGTTTTGCTCCGGCTTTTGCTCAGGTCCCGATCCGGTCTTTTGCTCATCCTTGCGCGGCTCCGCGGACGTCGCGGCATTGATCTCCCTGGAGAGAGACTGATCAGCGAGATTGCCGAGCTTTTTGAGCTCGTCCAGGTTGGCGGTCTTCTGGACCTCTTTCATTTCAGACTGCACTGATTCCTGGAATTCCTGCTGGGCCTTCTTGAATTCTGACATGGCGCGGCCGATGGACTTGCCCAGGTCCGGCAGCTTTTTCGGACCGAAGACCACAAGAGCGATAACGAAGATAACGATCAGTTCCGGTATTCCAAGACCGAACATGGCTTTCTCCTCATTTTTCTTGAAGGCTGATACCTGCGGCTAACCAGTAATTGTACTCCGCACTCCGCACGGAGCCTGTCCCCGAAAGATCCTATCGGGGAAACTCTATCCATTCCGTGCTGATCACATCGCGACCCGGATGATGGTCTTCACATTGCCCCGAACGTTAAAATCGCCCACCACTTCCAGTGCCCGCGGTTTAAGGTTCTTCCTGAGCGCGTCGAAGATCAGATTTGTCACGGCCTCGTGAGAAACGCTCTGGTCACGGAAGCTGTTCAGGTAGAGCTTCAGCGCCTTAAGCTCCACCACCTTGTTGCCTGGCGTATAGGTGATCCTGATGGTCGCAAAGTCGGGATAGCCGGAGCGCGGACAGAGACAGGTGAATTCGGGATAGGATATGTCGATGGTGTAGTCCCGGTCCGGATTGGGATTGGGCCACAACTCGAGTTTCGCCTGTTTGACGGCCTTGGTTCCGTATTTCATGAGAGCCATATTACAGGGTTTAGAATGACGTGTAAAGATGAAAATCGGCGTTGTGACCGCAGCCCCCGCTCGAGGCGGGGCTGCTGTGGGATTATCTTGTGCCGGTCGACAAGGGCGATAAGATCATCGAGTGTTCGGCCTCAATAGCCGAGTGTTTACTCGGTTAAAAAACAGTATCTATTGTTAATATTGATTTCTTGCCGCCAAACTCCTCATACTTATTATGTAGATGCCATCACGAATTAGCATTTCTTTCTAACGGAGTGAATAGTGTATCAGCCATATCATCCTATCTTTTCAAAATACAACAATATAGACCTGGCACTTATAAATCCGGGGCTTAGTATGTTGTTTGAGATAAGAAGGCCGAAGTAAACAGAGTCTTCGCCAAAGCACGGTTTTGTTTAGCAGCGTACCATTTGCTTTAGTGAAAAGTCCGGAGTTTGTCAATGTAACGGCTGAGGTGATGCACGACAAGAAAGGGCGCGCGGCGAATCATCGGGTTAAATATTTAGAGCACCGATGAACTTGTTTTTCCTGTGCCACTCGAGGCTGATCTGACTCGGCCAATGCGCGGAGTCTATCCACGAGAAATCAATTTGCCGATCGCTGTGTTCAGACAATGAAACTTGCTTGGGCGCATTTTCAGAAAATCTTCCTGTAGCAACGAGAACTTTGTAGTCCACCCCAAGTGTCCATAGCCCCTGATCGAAAGCCCAATGATGATTACGGCAGAGTGCCATACCATTAGAGATATCATCATTTCGGCTGGCGGAAAACGGATGTATATGGGCGGCCTCAACCATCGTTACACCTGATGGGAGCAGTACCTTCATGCCACAAAGCACACAGGAATAGCGATAAAGCGGAATGAGTTGAAGACGGAACTTTATGTCACGACCCTGTTTACTCTCTTCCGATTCAGGAACAGCGCCAGTCGCTGGAGCTGGATCGTTGTTTGTCTGTTCGAGTCCAAGCATAGCTTCGAGTTTGATCTTTTCTGATGGAAAAAACCAGTCGCCTGAAATCAAAATCCGTCGGGCAATATCCCGGCTGGCTTTATTCTGCATCAGACTAAACAACTCTTCTGGCATTTCCGCGTGAGAGACGACACGGTTCAGCAGCTCGACAGAAGTCGGCCTGATACTTTCGAGTGCGGCTTCCAATCCCGGATAGGCAATGTGTCGGAGAAGGCCGTCGCTTCGCAGATAGAAAAACGGGAGCTCAACGCGGCCTACGTTTCGCCCTCTTGAACTGACGACTTCCCAATAACCAAGGAAGCGAAACGCCAGCTCTGGGGTCAAACGAATGATGTTGGAAAGAATTGCTCCTTGTTCGATTTGATCGAGAATCGCCAATAGCAGCAGCGGTTTATGAGGTGCGGGGGTTTTCGATGCCCTATCCACACGCAGGTTTGCAAGTTTTATAAGCCAGGTATCAAGCATGAGTGGGCTTGAAATAACACCTTCCCCTCTGCCCCCACCTGCCGCACGCCGAGTCCTTTTATCTGCTTCCATACCGCGCCCCCCGCTCCCTAACAATCATCGCCTTCTCCCGTTCGACCTCCTCGATCAGTTCCTGTTCGCTGGGCAGATAGAGCTTGTACTTGGAGGCAAAGAGCTGCTTATTTTCCTTGAGCACGGAGTACTTGACCACGGTTTCGTCCTTGTCGGTGCAAAGGATGATGCCGATGGTGGGGTTATCGTCCTTACTTTTGTACTTATCCTCGTAGAGCCTGACGTACATGTCCATCTGGCCGATGTCCTGATGGGCCAGCTCGCCCGTTTTCAAGTCGATAAGGACGAAGCACTTGAGGAGGTAGTTGTAGAACACCAGATCGATAAAGAAGTCCTTGGTGTCGGTGCTGATGCGCTGCTGACGGGCGACGAAGGCGAAGCCTTTGCCCAGTTCCAGCATGAATGCCTGCAGCTTGCCGATGATTGCCTGTTCGAGGTCCGATTCCCGGAAATCGGGGTTGTCCTTGAGCCCGAGAAATTCGAGCACGTAGGGGTCTTTGATGAAATCCTTTGGCGAGGGCGCGAGAAACGCGGTCTTCTCCTGCATTTCTTCGATAACGGGCTTCTTATCGCGGCTCATCTTGAGACGTTCAAAGTAAAGGGAATTGATCTGGCGCTCAAGCGCGCGAACAGACCAGTTCTGCTCAGCGGCTTCACGGGCATAGTAGTCGCGGGCTTCGAATTTTTCAACACGCAAAAGCAGCTTGAAGTGCGACCAGGTCAATAGGTGCCACGGTGTAGCACCTTTTGCAGATTCAGCCAATCCTGCTGCTCCGTCTGTAGATTTTCCATACAGTGTGTGGAAAATTGGGAAACTCAGATAAAACTGCCTGAAGTAAGCCAGATTAGTAACACCGAACCCCGCCCCGAACTCGATGGTCAGACGCTCAGACAGCGCTGGAATCAGAGTCTTGCCGTAACCCGCCCTTTTTTGCCCCTGTTGCTCCTCCTCGACAATCATTCTACCGATATTCCAGTAAGCCTCGACCATGACAAAGTTAACTGCCCGGTAAATGTTGGTCCGGGCGGTGCGGAGCACCGCTGCGACTGATTCATAGAATTCGCTACGCACTGCGTAGCGAATCGGCTTTGCAGTCTTTCGCCGAGTTACGGCTGACTTTTTTATCATACCCTATCCTCTGCAGAATCTCCTTAAGCGCTTCATCGGTTGCTGAGATTAGGATCGTTGAAAACTTCCTTTTTTCGAAACCTATTTTCCGCCTCTCCCTATTTGTAAAAAGATGGTAGTACAATCAGGCTGAAATTGCAAGCAACAACGGCGAGAAAAACTTTCTTTGACTGTGGCTGCTCAAGCGATATAATTGTCAACTTTTTAATTTAAGTTGTTTTTTCCCGGCGGTGAATATATAATCGTTGATACGATATCATCTTGTGCGAAAGAGAGGATCAGAATGACCCGTCGCTTCAACTGCATCGCCACCGGCATCGGCAGTCTTCCGATCTCCGATCCCGACAAGGCCGCGGCGCTTTCGCTCCAGTACCTGCCTGAAGCGCCGTTCTGGCCCCAGCTCCCGCAACGGGACTTTCGCGAGCACATGGACGCGCAGTACAGCGAGACCCTGCCGGGACTGATCGTGGATGACGTGAAAAAAAGGGTTTTCTTCGACACAGCCCGGGACCTCACACCGGCGCTTGAGATATTCTTCGAGCGGTACCTGGCAAAGGACTACGGTTTTTTCGGAATGACCGAGGAGTATGCCCCTGGCTTCTCCGCTTTTGTCCGCGCCATGAAAAAAGGATTTCCGCGGGGAGTGCGGTTCGTCAAGGGACACATCACCGGTCCGCTTACCGCGGGCACCTCATTCAAGGATGAGACCGGCAGGGACATCATTCATAATGAGATGCTCTTTGATGCCGTGGTCAAGGGGCTCGCCATGAAGGCGGCGTGGCAGATCCAGGAGCTGAAACAGTTCAACAAACCGACCATCATCTTTATCGACGAACCTGCCATGGAGTCCCTCGGCTCGGCCTTCTCCGCCGTATCGTCCGAGGTCGTTTCGGAAAAACTGAACGAGATCATCGACACGATCCACGAACTGGACGGCATTGCCGGCATCCACTGCTGCGGTAACGCGGACTGGCCCGTGATATTCAACACCAGGGTGGACATCGTGAATTTCGACGCCTTCGGATATATGGAAAAGGTGCTACTCTACCCCGAAGACATTAAAAAGTTCTTCGGCCGCGGAGGCGCGCTCGCCTGGGGTGTCGTGCCCACCGGCGCATTCACCGGGAAGGAGACCGCGGACACGCTCATCGCGGCGCTCCATAAGGGCATGAACCGGCTGGAGAAGGAAGGCGTGGACCGTAGAACGATCCTTCGGCAATCTCTCATCACTCCTTCCTGCGGCATGGGCAGCCTGACGCCGGACAAGGCCGAGGCGATCCTGAGACTGCTCAGGGAAGTTTCGGACAGGATGCAAATTCTGATTGCAAAATGACACACTCGTCGTTCTGGCTCCAAAACCTTCATGGTGCACTGGTAACTACTCAGCAGAGGTGAATCCGCAAGAGTGTTGCACCAGAGAAAAAACCTTGTATCCGCAGATTTCGCAGATGGACGCAGATTTATAAACATAAGTCGGGTTCTACTTGATCTGCGAAATCTGCGTAATCTGCGGACAATGTTTTGACCTGAGCAGTTACTGGTACTTTGCATTTTACTTTTTGAAATTACAACTCATGCCCCTTCGTTTACACTTCACGATATTTCTCGTCATCTCCCTCGCACTCCACGCGCTGGTCATCGCGGCTCTGTTCCTTATAAAGCCGACACATCCGGAGATGCCCCTGATCACGCCGGTTACGATCGTGAACCTGCCTCAGCAAAAGATCAACCAGCTGCCGCCGCTGG
This genomic window from Nitrospirota bacterium contains:
- a CDS encoding methionine synthase is translated as MTRRFNCIATGIGSLPISDPDKAAALSLQYLPEAPFWPQLPQRDFREHMDAQYSETLPGLIVDDVKKRVFFDTARDLTPALEIFFERYLAKDYGFFGMTEEYAPGFSAFVRAMKKGFPRGVRFVKGHITGPLTAGTSFKDETGRDIIHNEMLFDAVVKGLAMKAAWQIQELKQFNKPTIIFIDEPAMESLGSAFSAVSSEVVSEKLNEIIDTIHELDGIAGIHCCGNADWPVIFNTRVDIVNFDAFGYMEKVLLYPEDIKKFFGRGGALAWGVVPTGAFTGKETADTLIAALHKGMNRLEKEGVDRRTILRQSLITPSCGMGSLTPDKAEAILRLLREVSDRMQILIAK
- a CDS encoding PDDEXK nuclease domain-containing protein, whose protein sequence is MIKKSAVTRRKTAKPIRYAVRSEFYESVAAVLRTARTNIYRAVNFVMVEAYWNIGRMIVEEEQQGQKRAGYGKTLIPALSERLTIEFGAGFGVTNLAYFRQFYLSFPIFHTLYGKSTDGAAGLAESAKGATPWHLLTWSHFKLLLRVEKFEARDYYAREAAEQNWSVRALERQINSLYFERLKMSRDKKPVIEEMQEKTAFLAPSPKDFIKDPYVLEFLGLKDNPDFRESDLEQAIIGKLQAFMLELGKGFAFVARQQRISTDTKDFFIDLVFYNYLLKCFVLIDLKTGELAHQDIGQMDMYVRLYEDKYKSKDDNPTIGIILCTDKDETVVKYSVLKENKQLFASKYKLYLPSEQELIEEVEREKAMIVRERGARYGSR
- a CDS encoding HNH endonuclease, producing MEADKRTRRAAGGGRGEGVISSPLMLDTWLIKLANLRVDRASKTPAPHKPLLLLAILDQIEQGAILSNIIRLTPELAFRFLGYWEVVSSRGRNVGRVELPFFYLRSDGLLRHIAYPGLEAALESIRPTSVELLNRVVSHAEMPEELFSLMQNKASRDIARRILISGDWFFPSEKIKLEAMLGLEQTNNDPAPATGAVPESEESKQGRDIKFRLQLIPLYRYSCVLCGMKVLLPSGVTMVEAAHIHPFSASRNDDISNGMALCRNHHWAFDQGLWTLGVDYKVLVATGRFSENAPKQVSLSEHSDRQIDFSWIDSAHWPSQISLEWHRKNKFIGALNI